In Pseudomonas fluorescens, the following are encoded in one genomic region:
- the rimO gene encoding 30S ribosomal protein S12 methylthiotransferase RimO, producing MSTTPAPANPKVGFVSLGCPKALVDSERILTQLRMEGYDVVSTYQDADVVVVNTCGFIDSAKAESLEVIGEAIKENGKVIVTGCMGVEEGNIRNVHPSVLAVTGPQQYEQVVNAVHEVVPPRKDHNPLIDLVPPQGIKLTPRHYAYLKISEGCNHSCSFCIIPSMRGKLVSRPVGDVLDEAQRLVKSGVKELLVISQDTSAYGVDVKYRTGFWNGAPVKTRMTELCEALSTLGVWVRLHYVYPYPHVDELIPLMAAGKILPYLDIPFQHASPKVLKSMKRPAFEDKTLARIKNWREICPDLIIRSTFIVGFPGETEEDFQYLLNWLTEAQLDRVGCFQYSPVEGAPANDLDLEVVPDDVKQDRWERFMAHQQAISSARLQMRIGREIEVLVDEVDEQGAVGRCFFDAPEIDGNVFIDNGSNLKPGDKVWCKVTDADEYDLWAEQI from the coding sequence CCCTGGGTTGTCCCAAAGCACTGGTCGACTCCGAGCGCATCCTTACCCAGCTGCGCATGGAAGGCTATGACGTCGTGTCCACCTATCAGGACGCCGATGTTGTAGTGGTCAATACCTGCGGCTTCATCGATTCGGCCAAGGCCGAGTCCCTGGAAGTGATCGGCGAAGCCATCAAGGAAAACGGCAAGGTCATCGTGACCGGCTGCATGGGCGTCGAAGAAGGCAACATTCGCAACGTACACCCGAGTGTGCTGGCCGTGACCGGTCCGCAGCAGTACGAGCAAGTGGTCAACGCCGTGCACGAAGTCGTGCCGCCACGCAAGGACCACAACCCGCTGATCGACCTGGTGCCGCCACAAGGCATCAAGCTGACCCCGCGCCACTACGCCTACCTGAAGATTTCCGAAGGCTGCAACCACAGCTGCAGCTTCTGCATCATCCCGTCGATGCGCGGCAAACTGGTCAGCCGTCCGGTGGGCGACGTGCTCGACGAGGCCCAGCGCCTGGTCAAGTCCGGCGTCAAAGAGCTGTTGGTGATCTCCCAGGACACCAGCGCCTATGGCGTCGACGTAAAATACCGCACCGGTTTCTGGAACGGCGCGCCGGTGAAAACCCGCATGACCGAACTCTGCGAAGCCCTGAGCACCCTCGGCGTCTGGGTTCGTCTGCACTACGTTTACCCGTACCCGCACGTTGACGAGCTGATCCCGCTGATGGCCGCTGGCAAGATCCTGCCGTACCTGGACATCCCGTTCCAGCACGCCAGCCCGAAAGTGCTGAAGTCGATGAAACGCCCGGCCTTCGAAGACAAGACCCTGGCACGGATCAAGAACTGGCGCGAAATCTGCCCGGACCTGATCATCCGTTCGACCTTCATCGTCGGCTTCCCCGGCGAGACCGAAGAAGACTTTCAGTACCTGCTGAACTGGCTGACCGAAGCCCAGCTCGACCGCGTCGGCTGCTTCCAGTACTCGCCGGTAGAAGGCGCGCCGGCCAATGACCTGGACCTGGAAGTCGTCCCGGACGACGTCAAGCAAGACCGTTGGGAGCGCTTCATGGCGCACCAGCAGGCCATCAGCTCGGCGCGCCTGCAAATGCGCATCGGCCGTGAGATCGAAGTGCTGGTCGATGAAGTCGACGAGCAAGGCGCGGTGGGCCGCTGCTTCTTCGATGCCCCGGAAATCGACGGCAACGTATTCATCGACAACGGCAGCAACCTCAAGCCGGGCGACAAGGTCTGGTGCAAAGTGACCGACGCCGACGAATACGATCTGTGGGCTGAACAGATCTAA
- a CDS encoding rRNA pseudouridine synthase: MTDPIRLSKRLIELVGCSRREAELFIEGGWVTVDGVVIDEPQFKVDTQKVELDPEAKATAPEPVTLLLNVPAGMDADTAMATLGAETLSEEHRYGKRPLRGHFLRLTASTDLQANASGLLVFTQDWKILRKLTADSNKIEQEYVVEVEGEMVAHGLNRLNHGLTYKGKELPAVKASWQNENRLRFAMKNPQPGIIALLCQAVGLKVIAIRRIRIGGVSIGKVPLGQWRYLSGKEKF, translated from the coding sequence ATGACTGACCCGATTCGTCTCTCCAAACGCCTCATCGAACTCGTCGGCTGTTCCCGTCGGGAGGCTGAGCTGTTCATCGAGGGCGGCTGGGTCACCGTCGACGGTGTGGTCATCGACGAGCCGCAATTCAAGGTCGACACCCAGAAAGTCGAGCTTGATCCCGAAGCCAAGGCCACCGCTCCGGAACCGGTGACCCTGCTGCTCAATGTGCCCGCCGGCATGGACGCAGACACCGCCATGGCCACCCTCGGCGCCGAAACCCTGAGCGAAGAACACCGCTACGGCAAGCGACCGTTGCGCGGGCACTTCCTGCGCCTGACCGCCAGCACCGACCTGCAGGCCAACGCCAGCGGTCTGCTGGTGTTCACCCAGGACTGGAAAATCCTGCGCAAACTCACCGCCGACTCCAACAAGATCGAACAAGAGTATGTGGTCGAGGTTGAAGGCGAGATGGTGGCTCACGGCCTGAACCGCCTGAACCACGGCCTGACCTACAAGGGCAAGGAGTTGCCGGCGGTCAAGGCCAGCTGGCAGAACGAGAACCGCCTGCGCTTTGCCATGAAGAACCCGCAACCGGGCATCATCGCCCTGCTCTGCCAGGCGGTCGGCCTCAAGGTCATCGCCATCCGTCGCATCCGCATCGGCGGCGTGTCCATCGGCAAAGTGCCGCTGGGGCAATGGCGCTACCTGTCCGGCAAAGAGAAGTTCTAA
- a CDS encoding GNAT family N-acetyltransferase: MRQHSVIHTPKLGDYEELTRVWEASVRATHDFLPDSYIELLKNLVLTRYLDSVMLICTKDSNQRITGFAGVAAGKIEMLFIDPDHRGQGLGKKLLRYALEHLNADELDVNEQNPQALGFYFKQGFEVIGRSEVDGMGQPYPLLHMRMRQNHKLSHHG, encoded by the coding sequence ATGCGTCAGCATTCGGTCATCCACACGCCGAAACTCGGCGACTACGAAGAACTGACCCGGGTCTGGGAGGCCTCGGTACGTGCCACCCACGACTTTCTGCCAGACAGCTACATCGAACTGCTGAAAAACCTGGTGCTGACCCGCTACCTCGACTCGGTGATGCTGATCTGCACCAAGGATTCGAACCAACGCATCACCGGGTTCGCCGGTGTCGCGGCCGGCAAGATCGAAATGCTCTTCATCGACCCCGACCATCGCGGCCAGGGCTTGGGCAAGAAGTTGTTGCGCTATGCGCTGGAACACCTGAACGCCGACGAACTGGACGTCAACGAACAAAACCCGCAAGCCCTCGGCTTTTACTTCAAGCAGGGCTTCGAGGTCATCGGTCGCTCGGAAGTCGATGGCATGGGGCAGCCGTATCCGTTGTTGCACATGCGTATGCGCCAGAACCACAAACTTTCACATCACGGCTGA